AACCTCGACCTTCAGACCAACGATAAATCTGAGCAGCGCCAGATTGAACCAGGACCAGACAGGCACAATCCACCACCCCCAACGGCGCGGCAACAAAAACACCGGCGAAAAGAGCACCATCAGGACAAAGGTCGAGAGATAAAACAGGATCTGGAAAAGCGTCGAGCGCAGAAGAAGCATGTTACCTGGCCGTTTGCAGCGGACAAAAGGGAGCACGGCGAACGCCGGAGACATCACACGTCTTGTTAAAAGGACGTGAGGTGCGTCGCGACGATCCTGAGACGAGCGAGGGTATACTTCACATACTCGCGCATGAGAAGGTGGGTCGTCTTCGGGCTAAGATACCAGGCTTTTAGGTCCAGCCCAGACGGATAGACTGGGTAAGCAACGAGGTCCACATCCGGCAGGGCTTCTGCAAGTTCTGCCTGGGCGCGTGGAAGATGGTAAGCGCTCGTTACCACCAGCAGGGAACGGAATGCATGCGCCTGGGCCCATGCAGCTGTCTCGGTCGCATTTCCGGCCGTATTCAGGGCGAGGCGGTCGAGATCCACACAACAATTGAACAAAGGCAGGTCGGCGGAGGTGATCGAGGCAATCTGTTTGCGCGTCGTCCCAGGGTGGACGCCGGAGATAAGCAGGCGCGTCGCACGCCCTTCCGACAAGAGCGAGACAGCCCGCTCTACACGCTCTGTGCCGCCAGTCAACACGACAATGGCGTCCGCACGCGGATCGCCGGGCATCGAAATGCTTCCAACCCGTTGTGCAAAGTCGAGAAACGACAAAAGAAGCGCCAGACAAAGCGCACCAACGAACAGGCCAGTGAGCGCCCGCCGTCGAGCCGGCGGGCGCTTTGGTGCACCGGCCTCAGGGTCTACATCGACCGCTTGCGGCATTTGCTCGCTCTCACCAGACGCGGTTTCCACCTCGACCGGACCTTTCCCTAGCATCGTCTAATTGCTTTCTGTCACCAGTATCATAGGTGATTCGGAATATTTGGAGGCAAACACAAGGCAAAACCTCAGTCGACGCGCTTCAAGTGCGCCTTTACGGCCAGACCCGACGTCAAGGCCGTCAGAACAGCCACAAGAAAGACGACAGCAACAACGCCGAGATAACCCGGAAGGCTCACTGACACTGTTCCAAAAAGAGCGGACAATTGATCCGAACCGGCCTGGCCGGAGCCGCGGCGGGTGAACAGGTCGAGCATCAGGAATGCCAGGGACGCGATGGCGCCCCCTGAAATGCCGCCCTTGAGCCCCAGAACAAGAAAATGCCGCTGGAATTCGCGCGAGATGAAACTGTCCTCTGCACCGACAAAATGCAGCACCGACACAACATCCTTGTTCCCTGCCATCGCTGACTGGGTTGCAAAGACGACACTGAGCACCATCGAGCCGAGGACAAGGGCCAAGATCGCAAAGCCCCCCAAGACGACCGCCCCCGCCATTGCCGAAAGACGGGACGTCCAGATCGAGTGATCATCCAGGCTCGCGCCGATCACTCCCTGCTCGAGCGCCGCTCTCAGCTGGGACAGATCAAGCGCCTCGGGATCATCCACGGTAATCTGGATCAGCCTCGGGACGGGAAGACTCTCGAGCTCGAGCCCGTCGCCCAACCAGGGCTGAAGCAATGCCCGCGTTTCGTCATCGGAGAGTGCACGAACCGTTTCGACACCGGGGAACTCTTGTGTCAGGGCAACGGCCTTGTCGATCTCCCGCAGCATATCGATACCCTCCGCAGGGCGGATCTGGATCGTAACCTCGCGCACTAGATCATTTTGCCAATCGTCCGCCGCATCCCAGACCACGGACACACCGCCCACGGTCAAACAGGCAAGAAAGCTCAT
This sequence is a window from Labrenzia sp. CE80. Protein-coding genes within it:
- a CDS encoding YdcF family protein — translated: MLGKGPVEVETASGESEQMPQAVDVDPEAGAPKRPPARRRALTGLFVGALCLALLLSFLDFAQRVGSISMPGDPRADAIVVLTGGTERVERAVSLLSEGRATRLLISGVHPGTTRKQIASITSADLPLFNCCVDLDRLALNTAGNATETAAWAQAHAFRSLLVVTSAYHLPRAQAELAEALPDVDLVAYPVYPSGLDLKAWYLSPKTTHLLMREYVKYTLARLRIVATHLTSF
- a CDS encoding ABC transporter permease, whose translation is MTPIVPPQSVAGRALTLVVAIMSFLACLTVGGVSVVWDAADDWQNDLVREVTIQIRPAEGIDMLREIDKAVALTQEFPGVETVRALSDDETRALLQPWLGDGLELESLPVPRLIQITVDDPEALDLSQLRAALEQGVIGASLDDHSIWTSRLSAMAGAVVLGGFAILALVLGSMVLSVVFATQSAMAGNKDVVSVLHFVGAEDSFISREFQRHFLVLGLKGGISGGAIASLAFLMLDLFTRRGSGQAGSDQLSALFGTVSVSLPGYLGVVAVVFLVAVLTALTSGLAVKAHLKRVD